One Molothrus ater isolate BHLD 08-10-18 breed brown headed cowbird chromosome 4, BPBGC_Mater_1.1, whole genome shotgun sequence genomic window carries:
- the NDNF gene encoding protein NDNF isoform X1, which translates to MLCTTRMLLLRCPLLPLLLLLLLLPLDSRPQKLPTRDEELFQMQIRDKAFFHDSSVIPDGAEISSYLFRDTPKRYFFVVEEDNTPLAVTVTPCDAPLEWKLSVQELPEEASGEGSGDPEPLEQQKQQITSEEGTELFSYKGNDVEYFVSSSSPSGLYQLDLLSTEKDTHFKVYATTTPESDQPYPELPYDPRIDVTSLGRTTVTLAWKPSPTASLLRQPIQYCIVINKEHNFKSLCAVEAKLSSDDAFMMAPKPGLDFSPFDFAHFGFPADNNSGKERGFLKSSKFGRQTPPKPRVDLHRVCIGNKNIFTVSDLKPDTQYYFDMFAVNTNTNMSTAYVGTFARTKEEAKQKTVELKDGKVTDVFIKRKGAKFLRFAPVSSHQKVTFSVHSCLDAVQIQVRRDGKLLLSQSVEGVRQFQLRGKAKAKYLIRLKGSKKGASMLKILATSRPNKQSFPSLPEDTRIKAFDKLRTCSSVTVAWLGTQERNKFCIYKREVDDNYNEEQKKREQNQCLGPDTRKKSEKVLCKYFHSQNIQKAVTTETIRGLQPGKSYLLDVYVIGHGGHSVKYQSKLVKTRKFC; encoded by the exons gatgctcctgctgcGCTGCCCGCTGCTGccgctcctgctcctgctgctgctgctgccactggacTCCAGGCCCCAGAAGCTGCCCACCAGGGATGAGGAGCTCTTCCAGATGCAGATCCGGGACAAGGCGTTCTTCCACGACTCCTCAGTCATCCCTGACGGGGCTGAAATCAGCAGCTACCTCTTCCGAGACACCCCCAAAAG GTATTTCTTTGTGGTTGAAGAGGACAACACTCCCTtagcagtgacagtgacaccatGTGATGCCCCTCTGGAGTGGAAACTGAGTGTGCAGGAGCTCCCAGAGGAAGCCAGTGGGGAAGGATCAG GTGACCCAGAGCCCCTTGAGCAACAGAAACAGCAGATTACCAGCGAGGAAGGCACAGAGCTCTTCTCCTACAAAGGGAATGATGTGGAGTACTTTGTGTCCTCCAGTTCCCCCTCTGGGCTGTACCAGCTGGATCTGCTGTCCACAGAGAAAGACACCCATTTTAAAGTGTATGCAACCACGACTCCAGAGTCAGACCAGCCTTATCCTGAGTTACCTTACGATCCCAGAATCGATGTCACCTCCCTGGGACGTACAACAGTGACACTGGCATGGAAACCGAGCCCCACGGCCTCCTTACTGAGACAGCCCATCCAGTACTGCATCGTCATCAACAAAGAGCACAACTTCAAAAGCCTCTGTGCTGTCGAAGCCAAGCTCAGCTCTGACGACGCCTTCATGATGGCTCCAAAGCCAGGTCTGGATTTCAGTCCCTTTGACTTTGCCCATTTTGGCTTCCCTGCCGACAACAACTCTGGCAAAGAACGTGGTTTCCTAAAATCGTCCAAGTTTGGGCGGCAAACACCCCCAAAGCCGAGAGTTGACCTGCACAGAGTTTGTATTGGGAACAAGAACATTTTCACCGTGTCTGACCTGAAGCCAGACACGCAGTACTACTTCGACATGTTTGCAGTGAACACCAACACCAACATGAGCACCGCCTATGTCGGCACCTTTGCCAGGACCAAGGAGGAGGCGAAGCAGAAAACAGTCGAGCTGAAGGACGGCAAAGTTACAGACGTGTTCATCAAAAGAAAGGGAGCCAAATTTCTACGTTTTGCCCCTGTTTCATCTCACCAAAAAGTCACCTTTTCCGTTCATTCCTGCCTGGATGCTGTTCAGATCCAAGTTAGGAGGGATGGAAAACTCCTCTTGTCTCAAAGCGTGGAGGGCGTGCGGCAGTTCCAGCTCCgggggaaagcaaaagccaagtACCTGATTAGGCTGAAGGGCAGCAAGAAAGGCGCTTCCATGCTGAAAATCCTGGCTACAAGCAGGCCTAACAAGCagtccttcccttccctgcccgaGGACACGCGGATCAAAGCCTTCGACAAGCTCCGCACGTGCTCCTCGGTCACCGTGGCGTGGCTGGGCACGCAGGAGAGGAACAAATTCTGCATCTACAAGAGGGAAGTGGATGACAATTACAACGAAGAGCAGAAGaagagagagcagaaccagTGCTTGGGCCCAGACACGAGGAAGAAGTCGGAAAAGGTTCTGTGTAAATACTTCCACAGCCAGAACATCCAGAAGGCAGTGACCACAGAGACAATCAGAGGCCTGCAGCCTGGCAAGTCCTACCTGCTGGATGTTTATGTCATAGGGCACGGCGGGCACTCGGTGAAATACCAGAGCAAACTGGTGAAAACCAGGAAGTTCTGTTAG
- the NDNF gene encoding protein NDNF isoform X2, protein MLLLRCPLLPLLLLLLLLPLDSRPQKLPTRDEELFQMQIRDKAFFHDSSVIPDGAEISSYLFRDTPKRYFFVVEEDNTPLAVTVTPCDAPLEWKLSVQELPEEASGEGSGDPEPLEQQKQQITSEEGTELFSYKGNDVEYFVSSSSPSGLYQLDLLSTEKDTHFKVYATTTPESDQPYPELPYDPRIDVTSLGRTTVTLAWKPSPTASLLRQPIQYCIVINKEHNFKSLCAVEAKLSSDDAFMMAPKPGLDFSPFDFAHFGFPADNNSGKERGFLKSSKFGRQTPPKPRVDLHRVCIGNKNIFTVSDLKPDTQYYFDMFAVNTNTNMSTAYVGTFARTKEEAKQKTVELKDGKVTDVFIKRKGAKFLRFAPVSSHQKVTFSVHSCLDAVQIQVRRDGKLLLSQSVEGVRQFQLRGKAKAKYLIRLKGSKKGASMLKILATSRPNKQSFPSLPEDTRIKAFDKLRTCSSVTVAWLGTQERNKFCIYKREVDDNYNEEQKKREQNQCLGPDTRKKSEKVLCKYFHSQNIQKAVTTETIRGLQPGKSYLLDVYVIGHGGHSVKYQSKLVKTRKFC, encoded by the exons atgctcctgctgcGCTGCCCGCTGCTGccgctcctgctcctgctgctgctgctgccactggacTCCAGGCCCCAGAAGCTGCCCACCAGGGATGAGGAGCTCTTCCAGATGCAGATCCGGGACAAGGCGTTCTTCCACGACTCCTCAGTCATCCCTGACGGGGCTGAAATCAGCAGCTACCTCTTCCGAGACACCCCCAAAAG GTATTTCTTTGTGGTTGAAGAGGACAACACTCCCTtagcagtgacagtgacaccatGTGATGCCCCTCTGGAGTGGAAACTGAGTGTGCAGGAGCTCCCAGAGGAAGCCAGTGGGGAAGGATCAG GTGACCCAGAGCCCCTTGAGCAACAGAAACAGCAGATTACCAGCGAGGAAGGCACAGAGCTCTTCTCCTACAAAGGGAATGATGTGGAGTACTTTGTGTCCTCCAGTTCCCCCTCTGGGCTGTACCAGCTGGATCTGCTGTCCACAGAGAAAGACACCCATTTTAAAGTGTATGCAACCACGACTCCAGAGTCAGACCAGCCTTATCCTGAGTTACCTTACGATCCCAGAATCGATGTCACCTCCCTGGGACGTACAACAGTGACACTGGCATGGAAACCGAGCCCCACGGCCTCCTTACTGAGACAGCCCATCCAGTACTGCATCGTCATCAACAAAGAGCACAACTTCAAAAGCCTCTGTGCTGTCGAAGCCAAGCTCAGCTCTGACGACGCCTTCATGATGGCTCCAAAGCCAGGTCTGGATTTCAGTCCCTTTGACTTTGCCCATTTTGGCTTCCCTGCCGACAACAACTCTGGCAAAGAACGTGGTTTCCTAAAATCGTCCAAGTTTGGGCGGCAAACACCCCCAAAGCCGAGAGTTGACCTGCACAGAGTTTGTATTGGGAACAAGAACATTTTCACCGTGTCTGACCTGAAGCCAGACACGCAGTACTACTTCGACATGTTTGCAGTGAACACCAACACCAACATGAGCACCGCCTATGTCGGCACCTTTGCCAGGACCAAGGAGGAGGCGAAGCAGAAAACAGTCGAGCTGAAGGACGGCAAAGTTACAGACGTGTTCATCAAAAGAAAGGGAGCCAAATTTCTACGTTTTGCCCCTGTTTCATCTCACCAAAAAGTCACCTTTTCCGTTCATTCCTGCCTGGATGCTGTTCAGATCCAAGTTAGGAGGGATGGAAAACTCCTCTTGTCTCAAAGCGTGGAGGGCGTGCGGCAGTTCCAGCTCCgggggaaagcaaaagccaagtACCTGATTAGGCTGAAGGGCAGCAAGAAAGGCGCTTCCATGCTGAAAATCCTGGCTACAAGCAGGCCTAACAAGCagtccttcccttccctgcccgaGGACACGCGGATCAAAGCCTTCGACAAGCTCCGCACGTGCTCCTCGGTCACCGTGGCGTGGCTGGGCACGCAGGAGAGGAACAAATTCTGCATCTACAAGAGGGAAGTGGATGACAATTACAACGAAGAGCAGAAGaagagagagcagaaccagTGCTTGGGCCCAGACACGAGGAAGAAGTCGGAAAAGGTTCTGTGTAAATACTTCCACAGCCAGAACATCCAGAAGGCAGTGACCACAGAGACAATCAGAGGCCTGCAGCCTGGCAAGTCCTACCTGCTGGATGTTTATGTCATAGGGCACGGCGGGCACTCGGTGAAATACCAGAGCAAACTGGTGAAAACCAGGAAGTTCTGTTAG